Within Enterobacter sp. RHBSTW-00175, the genomic segment CGACCATTGGACTATCAGCTAAAAACGCCATCCTGATCGTTGAATTTGCCAACGACCTGATGATGAAAGAAGGCAAAGGATTGATTGACGCAACTCTCGAAGCGGCACATATGCGCCTGCGGCCTATTCTTATGACCTCACTGGCCTTTATTCTGGGAGTGTTACCACTGGCATTAGGGCGTGGTGCCGGGTCGGGTGCGCAGAACGCGGTCGGTACTGGCGTCATTGGTGGGATGGTCGCAGCAACGCTGCTGGCTATCTATTTTGTACCGGTCTTCTTCGTGGTGGTACGACGCCGTTTCACCGGTAAACGTATTACTGAGGATGTTGAGTAACGCATCTTTCCGCCGGAGGGTCTAGCCTCCGGCGGCTACCTTATTTCTGTCGGTGACATACGCCATTTCATTGCCGCTTTCTCTGCTTTCTTGTACCCTTTTATTGTTCACCCCTCCCCGTATATATGAGACAACATGACAGAGCACACTTCGAAAGATCCTTTGCACGGCATAACGCTGGAAATGCAAGTCAATGCGCTGGTTGCACGCTATGGCTGGAGTGAGTTGGGCAAAATCATCAACATCAACTGTTTTAAAAACGATCCAAGTGTCAAATCGAGTTTAAAATTTCTGCGCAGAACGCCCTGGGCGCGCGCAGAAGTTGAAGCCCTGTATCTCGATTCTCTCAGTGATGATGCCACCGAAGAACCGGATGTTCTCGCCTTTAACCCTTGGGCAAATAGTCGGATTACTAAGAGCTAAAACGTAAATGTCGCTACACGTAAAACGGATAGGTGCGCTTGTTGGCTGCGCACTTTTACTTGTTAGTTGCTCCTCTAAACCACCAAAATCACTCGTTACTCCCCTTCCTCCGGTGAGTAAACCGGGTCAGCAGGCAAACGAACCGATGCGCGGCATCTGGCTGGCCACCGTTTCGCGCCTGGACTGGCCGCCGGTAGCATCGGTTAATGTCAGCAGCGCAGACCGACGCATTGATATGCAAAAGCAGGCGCTTAAAGACAAGCTGGATAAGCTGAAAAGCCTCGGGATCAACACCGTGTTTTTCCAGGTTAAACCCGACAGCACCGCGCTTTGGTCATCAAAAATCCTCCCCTGGTCCGATATGATGACCGGCAATATTGGCGAATACCCAGGATACGATCCGCTGCAATTTATGCTCGATGAAGCGCATAAACGCGGGATGAAAGTCCACGCCTGGTTTAACCCGTATCGGGTATCCACCAACACAAAACCGTCTACCGTCGCTGCGCTTAACAGAACCGCATCGCAAAGCCCCGCCAGCGTGTTTGTACAGCATCCTGACTGGATCCGAACAGCCGGCGATCGCTTTGTGCTCGACCCGGGCATCCCGGCAGTGCGCGACTGGATAACTGCGGTGGTGACTGAAGTTGTCGCCAACTACGCGATAGACGGCGTGCAATTCGATGACTATTTCTACACCGAAACACCAGGTTCCGCCCTGAATGACAGCCAGACCTTCCGGCAATACGGCCAGGGTTTTGCTTCCAGGGCAGACTGGCGCAGGCACAATACGCAGCAGTTGATTGCGCAGGTGTCTAAAGCGATCAAGCAGCAGAAACCGGATGTTGCGTTTGGCGTTAGCCCTGCCGGGGTGTGGCGTAACCGTTCGTTCGATCCTGCGGGTTCAGACACCCGTGGAGCCGCCGCTTATGATGAGTCTTACGCTGATACCCGTCTTTGGGTACAGCAAGGTTTGCTGGATTACATCGCACCACAGATATACTGGCCGTTCTCCCGCAGTGCGGCTCGTTATGACGTGCTGACGAAGTGGTGGGCTGAGGTGGTAAAACCCACCCATACGCGCCTGTATATTGGTATCGCGTTCTATAAAGTGGGCGAGCCGTCTAAAAATGAGCCGGACTGGACGGTAAATGGCGGTGTACCGGAGCTGAAAAAACAGCTCGATTTGAACGAATCTCTGCCTAACGTCAGCGGCACGATCCTTTTCCGGGAAGATTACCTTAATCAGCCTCAAACCCAGGACGCGGTCAGCTACCTCAGGACCCGCTGGGGAAGTTAATCCATCAGGCAGAAACCTGGTGTTTCTGCCTGTTTACCTGCGCTCACCCGAATATCTGTACAGACAAGACGGGTTTCTGGATTAAGACCGTTACTGGGGTTTTGGTCCAAACATCTCCAGCAGCTGTTTTTCGTCTGGCATGCCGACCACCTGCTGAAGTTCGTTTTTAGCATTCAGATAATAAATAGCTGGCGTGGCATTGGCCCCCAGCGAATCCATGATCTTCTGATGCTGTTGCAGGATGTTAAAGGTTGCGTGCGAGGTATCGCCGTGTGTTTGTGGCAGCGTTTTACCACCTGAAAGCTCATAGTCCCGCCATGCGCTGACCGGATCTTTCGCATTCAAAATGGCGGAGGCATTACGCCCACTGTTCGGATTGAGAAACGCCACCAGCAGCGTATTCAGCTGGACCTTGCCCGCTTTCACCCAGGGCTGAGCCTCAGACCAGAACGTCTTGCAATACGGACAGAATGGATCGGCAAAGACGAACACCTTACGCGGGGCGGTATCCGCACCCTCTTTCAGCGGATGCGCCGCATTGAGCGTTTTCCACATCTCTTTGCCCAGCGGAATGTAGATTTCCTTCTGGAAGTACTCTTCGCTCAGGTTTTTACCTTTATCATCATAAAGATAACCAGATATCACATGCTTGCCGTCTGGGGTCAAAAAAAGCGTGACGCCCATGTCCTGATATTGCCCCAGCCAGCCAGATGCCCCACCAGGGGCATCAATTTTCTTTATGATTTTAATACCCTGCTGCTCACTGAAGTTCTTCACCACGTCAGGAACGGCTTCTGTTGCGTGTGCCAGCCCGGACACCGCCAGCACTGAAAGTAACAGTAATTTCTTCATTCTCATCTCCGGCATTATCAGGGGCCGCCGTAGACCCCTTTAGCTTAGGGTTATCCAGCGCGTACTGTTCCGCAAAAGCGCGGCAGAATCAACCCGCCGTAATGGAAGTGTGAGATTGAAATTGAACGGAATTTAATGATGGGCTTTACCCGTTAACGGAATTTTTCCTTTGGCTACGAACGATAAGGAATATATGAATCAGCCCCATCGCACCATGCGCCCAGAAATAAGCCTCAATAAATACCGTCAAAAATTTATGAAAATGCAGCATGCTTTCTGTCAGCGCTGATGACGGCCCGTAAAGGGTATTAAGTACAAACCAGAGCCCACCACACATGGCAACGCCCAGCAGTGACAGCACGCCAAGCCCCTGAATTAATGCCGCAATTCCGCCGGCATGAGCGTCAGGAAGACGGAATGAGAAAAGCACTTTGATGTCTTCAATTACCCCCTTAAAATCAAGGGCAAGCCAGGCAAAATAGTAACGAAATCCTCGCTGTTTCAACATCCAGCCAAGCATGATGACGCCAAGAACAATCAGTGCCAGGCCAGATATAATATGGAACCATGTGACGATGCCAGTCAGCGATAAACTGCTCAGTGCCTCGCGCTCTGTAAGGTTCGAGTTAACTATCTGCAACAGGACCAATACGGCCACAATAATATGCAGCATGCGGAAAAAGGGAGTGTCCTGATGCGGAAGTGCATTTCGTAATTGTTCGTTCATCATTCAGCCCTTCTGTCAGGGATTAACCTTATCAGTATTGCGCCTGTTAATTAACGAAACCTTAACCTCTGAACGGATTAAACAACGAATAATGATCCTGAAAACACCGGCATCGTCATACCCGACAGCCCCTTCTTCCCACGACCTCACTCCCCTGTCAGGGCATCATAAATATCCCGCAAACGGGTACGTAGATACAACACGGCTTTATGCTTGCGGGATAAAAGCGTCTGCACACTGACACCCGACTCATCCGCCAGCGCTTTCATGCTATAGCCCTGAAGTTCCGTTTTCTCAAATACCTCTCGCTGAAGCGGCGGCAGTTCAGACAATGCCTGCCCGAGTTCTTCCCACAACAGCGTTTTCAGGTACTCCTCTTCCGGGGTGTTCGGCACACCAAAGAGTGTTTCTGCAATCTCATCTTCAGCGAATTCCCCATCATCATCTGCCGTAAAATAGCCTGAAAGCGGTGATTCCCGTTTCTTGCGCGCCCGGTCGGTCATTTCATTACGCGCCGCGCGAAACAGCCACGCGGCGACATTCTCGACCGGCTGCTCAACGTTTATCAGCTGGTAAGTCACTTCCTGCACAATATCGTCGGAATCCTCGCGTACGCTACTCCGCCCGCGAATAAAGGCTTTCAACCGTGCACGACAGGCATTGAGCGCCGACACCAGCAATGATTCGCCTGCCATCCCGGTTTTCATCTCACTCACTCGGCGTCCGGCGTTTTTGCCGCACTGTCATCCCGTTTATCTTCACGATGACCGCGCCAGCCGCAATGACCGTGGCGTCCAAAACCTTCGCGCCGTTGCTGGATAAAGGCTTCACGCTGCTCAGGCGTCATGTTCATCCAGCGCTCGTGCATCCGGCGATGCGCACCAAACATCCCGGGGCGGAAACCAAGGCCACCAAACAAAATACGGCACAGAACCAGTAATCCCAGCGCCTGCCAGAATCCAATGGCTTTAACACCCAGAATGGCAGGCAGAAGCGCGTTCCACAGGGACATCACCAGCAGGCCAAGCACCACAAACAACACCGCGCCAATCACCAGGGCTTTACCCATACGATGACGACCAAAACCGCGCCCATGACCTCTTGCGTGCATATCAAAATCTCTCATTGTTTTTACCTCATTACAGTAACTGATTATGGCTTGTGATGAGGTAGACGAATGAGCGAGAAGAATATTGCTAAAAAAATGAAAAAATATCTGAGGGTGTGTTCAGGGGGATCGCTCCCCCCGACAGGAGTGTTACGCCCGCGCAGGCAGGCTAAAGCTTGAAATGCTATGCGACAGATGTTGCGCCTGCTCTTCCAGAGACGCGGCAGCGGCTGCAGACTCCTGCACCAGCGCGGCGTTTTGCTGCGTGACGCCATCCATCTCGGTCACCGCCTGGCCCACCTGGCCAATACCCCGGCTCTGCTCTTCAGAAGCAACTGAAATCTGCTCCATCAGCGTATTTACTTTATTAACCGACGTGATAATCGAGTCAATCACGTCACCTGAGCGGTGCACCAGCTCTGCGCCATTCTTAACGCTGGCGACCGACTGGGCGATCAGGCTTTCGATATCTTTCGCAGCAACCGCACTCTTCTGGGCAAGTGTGCGGACTTCACTGGCGACAACCGCAAATCCGCGCCCCTGCGTTCCGGCGCGCGCCGCTTCAACCGCCGCATTCAGCGCCAGGATGTTGGTCTGGAATGCGATGCTGTTAATGACGCTGGTAATATCTTCAATACGTTTCGAGTTGGCCGCAATGGTGTTCATCGTCTCGATAACTTCACGCGTTACGGCTTCACCGGTATGGGCGTTTTTCACTGCGTCCTGCACCAGCTTGCCCGCCTGATTCACGTTTTCAGTGTTATTGGCCACGGTCGCACTCAGTTCTTCCATACTGGCGGCGGTCTGTGTCAGGGCGGAAGCTTGTTGCTCGGTACGTGAAGCAAGATCAATATTCCCGGAAGCAATTTCCTGCGCGGCATGAGTTACCGTATGGCTGGCGTCGCGAACCTGAGAGATGGTATCAAGCAGCGCGAGGCGCATCTGCTCCATCGAGCCCATCAGGTTGTCAATTTCATTGCTGGAGTTGGCTTTCACCGGGACAGGGTGAGTCAGCTCACCGGCGGCAATCTGACTACAGTGTTCACGGGCCAGGTTTACTGGCGCAAAAATGAAGCGTTTCATCAGCAGGCTGACCGCAATAACCACCGCCACAAACAGGATCGCGAATGTAGCGATAAGCCAGAGACCAGAAACAAAATTACTGCTCGCATCTTCATTCAGGCTTTTGGCGTATTTCTGGTGAACCGACAGCACCTGATCAAGCACGATTTCGTATTTACGGTCGAGTTGAGAAACCGTGGTGATGAGTGCGTTGAATTTCGTCACATCATGCGCTTGCGCGGCGTTAATCAGCGGCTCCAGCCCCTGATTACGGTAGTTTTGCCAGGCTTCCTGATACGCGCTCACCAGTGGGGCTTCATCTTGCAGACGCGGTGCGTCCATAAAGGCGGCAAAGGCGTTATCGGCTTTGCTCAGTGCCGCTTTAACAGACGACAGCTTCTCAGCCTGATCGGCTGAATCCCCTGCTTCCACCATTTTCACATACTCCATAACCCTTACACGCAAAGTACGGCTATGGTTGATAGGGTCAATAATGGACAACACGACATGGATTTCTTTGTTCACATCATCCAGCGAGTTATTACTTTTAATGATAAGGCCGACGCTTGTGAACGTGCTGGCTACAAAGAAAAACAGCAGGGAGAACAGTATAAAGAGGGATGATTTTTTCAACGACATGGGCAGATACCTTAGGGATAGACATTACCTATGGTTATCGGCTAATTCATAACATTATTTAATTAAAATTATTGTATTATTAAGTAAAGTCACCAGACCATCACTCTGTTTAATATCAATCTGTTATCTATAAAAACGTGCAGGAAAAGCATTTATTTTAGTATCCAAAATTAATCTGTTTGTCGGCTAATGAATTAGCAGGCAATCTGCGGCCAGTGGATATCACCGACACCATTAAGCTGAGGCCGCGCAAACAAGAATCCCTGGAAACGTCGGATACCGGCAGACTCTAGCCAGCACCACTCTTCTATCTTCTCGATCCCTTCCGCCACCAGCGAAATTTCCATGTCGGTACAGCAGCTGACAATCGATTTCACAATCGCCTGCTTCGGGCCACTTAAATGGATATTGCTGACAATTTCCCGGTCGATCTTGATCTTATCCGGCTGGAACCGGGTCAACAGAGAAAGCCCGGCATAGCCGGAGCCAAAATCATCAATCGCCAGGCCAATACCTTCGGCACGCAGTTGTTTAATGGCGCTGTTAAACTGATTAAAGCCGGAGATCATCTCGTTTTCCGTAACTTCGATAACCACCTGCTCGGGCTGGAGTCCGTGAAGCTTGATTTGATCCACCAAAAATTCCACCGCACCTGGCACATTCACCAGCGACATGGGCAGAAGGTTAACTGCTATTTTATGGCCGCCAATGCCAATTTTTTCGGCCAGCGCGAACGCATACGCCTTGGTCTGTAGGTCCACTTCGTAGACTTTATCCTGATCGAGAGCCTTAAAGAAATGCTCCGGACTTCCGCCGTCATTACTGCGGATCAGGGCTTCAAGTGAGGAGATTTTACCTTCGCCAGGTTCGACAATGGGTTGCAACGCAAACTGGCAAACTTGATTGGCAATCGGCACGCCAACACTCCCGCCAAAACGGGTATTTTCTTTTGCGAGCGTCCATTTATCGGCATTTAACGCTGTGCCTGAATGTGCGGATTTTTTCCTGGTAATAAACGACTGGATAAATTTAAACACTCGATCATCAGATGCCAGATAGTTTTCCAGTTTGCTGTAATACAGGACGGATTCCAGCACCGCACTGGGGGATTCAATGCGCAAATCAAAAAGCAACATACCGACATTTTCGAAGCGTCTGCGCGGACCGTAGTCCCGCATCAACTCAACCACATCATTGTGCCGTTTATCGTCACGGATCCGATGAAATAGCTTAACGACATCCTCTTCCGCGCCTTCCAGAATTTGCAGAATGTTCTGTCCATTGAACAGCAAAATCCCGGTGATGTTCAGCAACGCATTGCGATGTCTGGCTTTCTTTACCAGAGCGCTAAGTTGAGTAGATTTACAGGATGAATTTAACTGGCTTCGGTAAATGAGTGTAGTAAGCACAGAAACTGTTCCCGATGTAATTTTTACGCCTGTAACCTCTTGTTTAGCATAAATTCTAAATGCCGACTAATTATATTGCTTCTATAAATTGTTTTAAGATTTTCCCGGTTAAGCATAAGTAAAATTGATTAAATCTTTGCTTATTTCGTCGTCTGTTATGGCCTGGTTACTTTGTATCTTCCCCACCAATAAGCCTGTCGATCCGCTCCTGCATATAGTCATAAAAAGGATTCGATGTGACCCGCATCAGCGTATCTTTGCCAACGCTCAGCACCGATGTCTCCCCCCACAGCGAAACGGTTCCCAGACTGATACCATACTGGTTTTTCACCTTCGGACGGCTGCCGTACAGCGAGTCATCGGGCGGGAATGGCACCGCGATATGCGACAGTGAGTACACATCCTGCGGATAAGGTGTGGTCAAGGGCACAACCTGTGCTTCCAGGCTTCCGGCTGGTGTGGTTCTGGCAATGGTGTCGAACGAGTGGGCGCTGGCGTTTGTAATAATTGTGACACTGTAACGCCTTACGGCAGCGGGCAGCAGCTCAGAGACAGCCGTCCACGACGATGCCCTGAACAGCGGACGGAAAATGGCGGCCTGGTTAATATCAAACATCACCAGTTCGCTGCCGTTTGCAGGGAGCTGGTCGAATAGCTCGGTAACCACAGCCCGGGTACTGACCGTTGAATCCATGACTGACTGAAATGCCATGACAGGTGGTAATGCGACTAGCCTGTTCTCTCTTGCGTCGCGGCTGAGCTGTTGTTGCAGCGCCTGGGTCAGTAACCAGGACTGACGCGCGGCGTTAACCGGGAATGAATTGTATTTATAGGGGTTATACTCCGGGGCGATATTCAGCCACGCTGCTTTAGCAAATGCCGGGAGCATCGCGGGTAAACCGGCAAGCCCGGCAAAACGCGCAAACGCCGTGACGCCGATCATCGGGGAAAGTAATACCAGCTGCTGCGGCTTACGAAGCTGCGGGGAATCCAGGCTATCGAGTGCATATTTCATGGCCAGCGCCCCGCCGTTGGAATATCCCACCAGATGCAGCGGCACATTATCACCCGCCAGACGTGTCGCCTCCCTCACCGCAAGACGCGCCACGGCAAGCCAGGTTTCCCACTCCACATCGGTGAGCGCGCCCGGCGCAGTGCCGTGCCCTGGCAGGCGCGGGGCGACCGCCACAAATCCCCGCTGCTGGTAATCAACCGCAAGATGCCGGACGCTATAGGGTGAATCCGTCAGCCCATGCAGCAGCACCACGGCCCCGCGCGGCTTGCCGGTGGGCATCAATACAAACGAACGGTTAGCGTCAGGCGAGAACTGACCGGGCCACACCAGGCTGTGACGGTAAAAACGGTTAAGCGGCGTACGTTCGCTCACCTCGGTTTTGTCCGTCACCTGACTGCGCAGGTCACTAAATATGGCGTTTTCCCGGGTGAGGTATTGCGCAAAGCTGGCGTGGTCAATCTCTGCGACCGACATCTCATCTGCAGTCCAGGTATGCCATACGTGCAGTGCCGGCCCTTTTTGCGAAGCATAAATGCGGATCGCGAGCAGTACAATCAGCACCACGCCGATCACCAGCGCAATTTTCTTTGCAAGAACCATCAGACGCATACTGATGCGCCACGGCAGGTTAGCCATGCCGATATCCTTTTCCT encodes:
- a CDS encoding VF530 family DNA-binding protein, encoding MTEHTSKDPLHGITLEMQVNALVARYGWSELGKIININCFKNDPSVKSSLKFLRRTPWARAEVEALYLDSLSDDATEEPDVLAFNPWANSRITKS
- a CDS encoding glycoside hydrolase family 10 protein, which encodes MSLHVKRIGALVGCALLLVSCSSKPPKSLVTPLPPVSKPGQQANEPMRGIWLATVSRLDWPPVASVNVSSADRRIDMQKQALKDKLDKLKSLGINTVFFQVKPDSTALWSSKILPWSDMMTGNIGEYPGYDPLQFMLDEAHKRGMKVHAWFNPYRVSTNTKPSTVAALNRTASQSPASVFVQHPDWIRTAGDRFVLDPGIPAVRDWITAVVTEVVANYAIDGVQFDDYFYTETPGSALNDSQTFRQYGQGFASRADWRRHNTQQLIAQVSKAIKQQKPDVAFGVSPAGVWRNRSFDPAGSDTRGAAAYDESYADTRLWVQQGLLDYIAPQIYWPFSRSAARYDVLTKWWAEVVKPTHTRLYIGIAFYKVGEPSKNEPDWTVNGGVPELKKQLDLNESLPNVSGTILFREDYLNQPQTQDAVSYLRTRWGS
- the dsbG gene encoding thiol:disulfide interchange protein DsbG, with protein sequence MKKLLLLSVLAVSGLAHATEAVPDVVKNFSEQQGIKIIKKIDAPGGASGWLGQYQDMGVTLFLTPDGKHVISGYLYDDKGKNLSEEYFQKEIYIPLGKEMWKTLNAAHPLKEGADTAPRKVFVFADPFCPYCKTFWSEAQPWVKAGKVQLNTLLVAFLNPNSGRNASAILNAKDPVSAWRDYELSGGKTLPQTHGDTSHATFNILQQHQKIMDSLGANATPAIYYLNAKNELQQVVGMPDEKQLLEMFGPKPQ
- a CDS encoding cytochrome b/b6 domain-containing protein; its protein translation is MNEQLRNALPHQDTPFFRMLHIIVAVLVLLQIVNSNLTEREALSSLSLTGIVTWFHIISGLALIVLGVIMLGWMLKQRGFRYYFAWLALDFKGVIEDIKVLFSFRLPDAHAGGIAALIQGLGVLSLLGVAMCGGLWFVLNTLYGPSSALTESMLHFHKFLTVFIEAYFWAHGAMGLIHIFLIVRSQRKNSVNG
- a CDS encoding RNA polymerase sigma factor, which gives rise to MKTGMAGESLLVSALNACRARLKAFIRGRSSVREDSDDIVQEVTYQLINVEQPVENVAAWLFRAARNEMTDRARKKRESPLSGYFTADDDGEFAEDEIAETLFGVPNTPEEEYLKTLLWEELGQALSELPPLQREVFEKTELQGYSMKALADESGVSVQTLLSRKHKAVLYLRTRLRDIYDALTGE
- a CDS encoding methyl-accepting chemotaxis protein, with product MSLKKSSLFILFSLLFFFVASTFTSVGLIIKSNNSLDDVNKEIHVVLSIIDPINHSRTLRVRVMEYVKMVEAGDSADQAEKLSSVKAALSKADNAFAAFMDAPRLQDEAPLVSAYQEAWQNYRNQGLEPLINAAQAHDVTKFNALITTVSQLDRKYEIVLDQVLSVHQKYAKSLNEDASSNFVSGLWLIATFAILFVAVVIAVSLLMKRFIFAPVNLAREHCSQIAAGELTHPVPVKANSSNEIDNLMGSMEQMRLALLDTISQVRDASHTVTHAAQEIASGNIDLASRTEQQASALTQTAASMEELSATVANNTENVNQAGKLVQDAVKNAHTGEAVTREVIETMNTIAANSKRIEDITSVINSIAFQTNILALNAAVEAARAGTQGRGFAVVASEVRTLAQKSAVAAKDIESLIAQSVASVKNGAELVHRSGDVIDSIITSVNKVNTLMEQISVASEEQSRGIGQVGQAVTEMDGVTQQNAALVQESAAAAASLEEQAQHLSHSISSFSLPARA
- a CDS encoding diguanylate phosphodiesterase, producing the protein MLTTLIYRSQLNSSCKSTQLSALVKKARHRNALLNITGILLFNGQNILQILEGAEEDVVKLFHRIRDDKRHNDVVELMRDYGPRRRFENVGMLLFDLRIESPSAVLESVLYYSKLENYLASDDRVFKFIQSFITRKKSAHSGTALNADKWTLAKENTRFGGSVGVPIANQVCQFALQPIVEPGEGKISSLEALIRSNDGGSPEHFFKALDQDKVYEVDLQTKAYAFALAEKIGIGGHKIAVNLLPMSLVNVPGAVEFLVDQIKLHGLQPEQVVIEVTENEMISGFNQFNSAIKQLRAEGIGLAIDDFGSGYAGLSLLTRFQPDKIKIDREIVSNIHLSGPKQAIVKSIVSCCTDMEISLVAEGIEKIEEWCWLESAGIRRFQGFLFARPQLNGVGDIHWPQIAC
- a CDS encoding carboxylesterase; translation: MANLPWRISMRLMVLAKKIALVIGVVLIVLLAIRIYASQKGPALHVWHTWTADEMSVAEIDHASFAQYLTRENAIFSDLRSQVTDKTEVSERTPLNRFYRHSLVWPGQFSPDANRSFVLMPTGKPRGAVVLLHGLTDSPYSVRHLAVDYQQRGFVAVAPRLPGHGTAPGALTDVEWETWLAVARLAVREATRLAGDNVPLHLVGYSNGGALAMKYALDSLDSPQLRKPQQLVLLSPMIGVTAFARFAGLAGLPAMLPAFAKAAWLNIAPEYNPYKYNSFPVNAARQSWLLTQALQQQLSRDARENRLVALPPVMAFQSVMDSTVSTRAVVTELFDQLPANGSELVMFDINQAAIFRPLFRASSWTAVSELLPAAVRRYSVTIITNASAHSFDTIARTTPAGSLEAQVVPLTTPYPQDVYSLSHIAVPFPPDDSLYGSRPKVKNQYGISLGTVSLWGETSVLSVGKDTLMRVTSNPFYDYMQERIDRLIGGEDTK